One genomic region from Fictibacillus marinisediminis encodes:
- a CDS encoding aldose 1-epimerase, translating into MSVKRIPFLDETAYAIENEEIKAIVLPSQGSNMISILDKKTNTEILKTPKTRAEYETRRMVFGTPVLFPPNRIEDAVFEYNGRKYELEMNRPKENVHIHGFVHDKEWSVLEIDNSIPRMKTQLRSVEHPDILNQFPHDFSITMTIEIAGKEVIQTTEITNNGDSLMPCGIGYHTTFQFPGEAKLLIDVEEQWQLNDRHLPTGELERVANNYEFSEGNSLSGVAMDDVFLMTENKTAGIERPGQGIKVSYSLSDDFTQWVLFTASGNENLLAVEPYSWVTNAPNLKQLPRTLTGLDDIKPKDTKEYISRFKIERH; encoded by the coding sequence ATGAGTGTGAAACGTATTCCATTCTTGGATGAAACGGCATATGCCATTGAAAACGAAGAGATAAAGGCCATTGTCCTTCCTTCACAAGGGAGCAATATGATTTCTATTCTTGATAAAAAGACAAACACTGAAATACTGAAAACGCCCAAAACCAGAGCTGAATACGAAACGCGAAGGATGGTGTTCGGGACACCTGTATTGTTCCCACCTAACCGCATAGAAGATGCTGTGTTTGAGTATAATGGCCGGAAATACGAATTGGAGATGAATCGACCGAAAGAGAATGTTCATATCCATGGGTTTGTTCACGACAAGGAATGGAGCGTTCTTGAGATAGATAACAGCATCCCTAGAATGAAAACACAGCTTCGATCAGTTGAACATCCAGACATCCTCAATCAATTCCCTCACGATTTTTCGATCACGATGACGATTGAGATCGCAGGAAAAGAAGTGATACAAACCACTGAAATCACAAATAACGGCGACTCCCTTATGCCCTGCGGAATCGGCTACCATACCACTTTTCAATTTCCCGGGGAAGCTAAATTATTGATTGATGTGGAAGAACAATGGCAGCTTAACGATAGGCATCTTCCTACAGGGGAACTGGAACGTGTCGCCAATAATTATGAGTTTTCAGAGGGAAATTCCCTGTCTGGCGTGGCGATGGATGATGTTTTCTTAATGACCGAAAACAAGACGGCAGGCATCGAACGTCCTGGACAAGGCATTAAAGTCTCCTACTCCCTTTCTGATGATTTTACCCAATGGGTTTTATTCACAGCCAGCGGTAATGAAAACCTGCTTGCTGTTGAACCATATTCCTGGGTGACCAATGCGCCGAATTTGAAGCAGCTCCCAAGAACTTTAACGGGGTTAGACGATATTAAACCGAAGGACACAAAAGAATATATCTCAAGGTTTAAAATCGAGCGTCACTAA
- a CDS encoding Crp/Fnr family transcriptional regulator has product MKTRDIPSDYNSVQNTEIFSEQTLRLLDELMMECKIKKGTMLFMDNEAAGKLYFVREGIIKGTKMTEDGKELVLSMFQNGDLIGELNALGDEKHNFSAVASTDSVVGVIQQADLEEMMRKHGEVAIEFVRWTGLMHQITRSKLRDLMLYGKNGALCSTLIRLSNSYGKMGKDGIVLTLQLTNAELAELIGTSRETVNRMLGVLKKDKVIDHDENGNLVITDLDYLKNECNCEECPLQVCRI; this is encoded by the coding sequence ATGAAAACGCGTGATATCCCGAGTGATTATAATTCGGTTCAAAATACAGAAATTTTCTCTGAGCAGACCCTTCGTTTGCTGGATGAATTAATGATGGAGTGCAAGATCAAAAAAGGAACAATGCTTTTCATGGATAATGAAGCTGCCGGGAAACTTTACTTTGTACGTGAAGGAATCATTAAAGGAACGAAAATGACTGAGGATGGTAAGGAGCTCGTCCTTTCTATGTTTCAGAACGGTGACTTAATTGGAGAGCTTAATGCTTTAGGGGATGAAAAGCATAACTTCAGTGCCGTTGCTTCCACCGACAGTGTGGTCGGCGTTATCCAGCAGGCTGACCTGGAAGAAATGATGCGAAAGCATGGCGAGGTTGCCATAGAGTTTGTGCGCTGGACGGGTTTGATGCATCAGATCACCCGCTCCAAGCTTAGAGATTTAATGTTATATGGGAAGAATGGTGCCCTGTGCTCCACTCTCATTCGTCTTTCCAACTCTTATGGAAAAATGGGGAAAGATGGCATTGTCCTCACTCTCCAGCTTACCAATGCGGAATTGGCTGAATTAATTGGAACATCACGCGAGACTGTCAATCGAATGCTAGGTGTCTTAAAGAAAGATAAAGTCATTGATCATGATGAAAATGGTAACCTTGTAATTACTGATTTGGACTATTTAAAGAATGAGTGCAATTGTGAGGAATGTCCCTTGCAGGTGTGCAGGATATAA
- the ric gene encoding iron-sulfur cluster repair di-iron protein: MVFDPTVKTREIVMRCPRAGTLLKRYKIDYCCSGSRPIGEALQERNLNPTQILHELNTLYVKNFEEQRQMTKWERQKFKVLIQYIIDAHHSYLYMALPNLQTIITKIYNKYGKSHPELSNIHYLFSILKIELEQHIIMEEELIFPKIISYEKHPTLNTLIDITEFVEDLEREHQHISQILKDLRDITNDYHAPEDVCATYRLAYVKLDELESDLFQHLHLENNILFPRLMKEMEKMR, encoded by the coding sequence ATGGTGTTTGATCCTACGGTAAAAACGCGTGAGATTGTTATGAGGTGTCCAAGAGCAGGGACATTGCTCAAACGGTACAAAATTGATTATTGTTGCAGTGGCAGTCGGCCGATCGGGGAGGCTTTACAGGAGAGAAACCTAAATCCAACCCAAATTCTTCATGAACTGAACACATTGTATGTAAAGAACTTTGAAGAGCAGCGCCAGATGACAAAATGGGAGAGACAGAAATTTAAGGTTTTGATTCAGTATATAATCGATGCCCATCATTCGTATTTGTACATGGCGTTGCCGAACCTGCAAACCATCATCACCAAGATTTACAATAAATATGGCAAGTCACATCCTGAATTGTCCAATATTCACTATCTTTTTTCCATTCTCAAGATTGAACTCGAGCAGCATATCATCATGGAAGAAGAACTCATCTTTCCTAAAATCATATCCTACGAAAAGCATCCAACACTCAACACTTTGATTGACATCACTGAATTTGTAGAAGACCTTGAGAGGGAGCATCAGCATATTAGTCAGATTTTAAAAGACTTGAGAGACATCACAAATGATTACCATGCGCCTGAAGACGTATGCGCGACCTACAGATTAGCCTACGTCAAACTGGACGAGCTCGAATCCGACCTGTTTCAGCATCTCCATCTTGAAAACAACATCCTGTTTCCTCGACTTATGAAAGAAATGGAGAAGATGAGATAG
- a CDS encoding nucleoside triphosphate pyrophosphohydrolase, whose amino-acid sequence MPTYNKLVRDGIPDVITKTGKSFNTSILENDDYIKELKKKCYEELDEYASATNDENAIEELADLLELMHALAKIHGSDISEVERVRQEKAEKRGGFEKRIFLMDVED is encoded by the coding sequence ATGCCAACCTACAACAAGCTAGTACGAGATGGAATACCTGATGTCATAACCAAAACAGGTAAATCATTCAACACATCAATATTGGAAAATGATGATTACATAAAAGAACTGAAGAAAAAATGCTATGAAGAACTTGATGAATATGCTTCTGCAACTAACGATGAAAATGCCATTGAAGAGCTCGCTGACTTGCTTGAACTAATGCATGCTCTTGCAAAAATTCATGGATCCGATATTTCGGAGGTTGAACGTGTCCGCCAGGAAAAAGCAGAAAAGCGCGGAGGGTTTGAAAAACGTATCTTCCTCATGGATGTGGAAGATTAA
- a CDS encoding DEAD/DEAH box helicase family protein, whose protein sequence is MQNIKFVTGNLRKELTGLMNDASSIYILTSFIMKSGVSLLAPFLKEAVDRGAEVRICTGDYLFVTQPDALEMLLEINPKIEIQLYRSNGRSFHPKAYLFQNEDGDGSFIVGSSNLSNSALTSGVEWNLMINNEVDQEVYQEALDAFIKTFHHEQTITINKETLKDYRNEYENYHERHPDLLRQWTKSEEEVLTLPILIEQPEIIKESPVVYGQLTPRQAQKEALEMLSTTLEEGYSKAMVVMATGLGKTYLAGFFAQDFKRILFVAHREEILGQARNSFRNIMPERSMGLYYGKEKEGEADCVFASIYTLGIHRHLASFDPNDFDLIIVDEFHHAAAGSYQKVINYFRPKFLLGITATPDRMDGKDVYAICEGNVAYQLHFIEAIQKQWLAPFHYYGVYDDTDYSQITWLGTRYDEEELTLIQLRDEMADKVLEAWRAHKQTRTIAFCSSIRQANFLSNYFNRKGYRTVSLNSKTVGITRGEAIQRLDMGTIDIIFTVDLFNEGVDIPSVDTLLFVRPTESLTVFTQQVGRGLRLFAGKDHCVIIDLIGNYRNADIKLQLFNTEPAEVKNGKKAAIPSVPSGCELNIELAAVNLLDELNRKRQPRKDKIFGDYIELKKELGRRPTYLELHLQGRSNSREYKQEFKSYAGFLYWADDLTNEEKKAFVDNEDWLVEVESTGMAKSYKMVVLDYMLSRGANNWLNPVTPKDVAPYFHYYLTEKEYRKRIDFSDKASIQLWEFDEQKVGKLIANMPMTKWSGSSKGLTEFKEGIFAIRIDLPVSHNEIVYEWTRQICEYRLHEHFERKEENLKLLV, encoded by the coding sequence ATGCAAAATATTAAATTTGTAACTGGTAACTTAAGAAAAGAACTTACAGGTTTGATGAATGATGCAAGTTCTATTTATATTCTTACCTCATTTATTATGAAATCAGGAGTCAGCTTGCTGGCTCCGTTTTTAAAAGAAGCAGTGGACAGAGGTGCGGAAGTCAGGATATGTACAGGAGATTATTTATTCGTCACTCAACCGGATGCTCTTGAAATGCTGCTGGAAATTAACCCGAAAATTGAAATACAGCTTTATCGAAGCAATGGGCGTTCTTTTCATCCAAAGGCTTATTTGTTCCAAAATGAGGATGGCGATGGTTCTTTTATTGTAGGTTCGTCCAACTTATCCAATTCTGCTTTAACGAGTGGTGTGGAATGGAACCTGATGATTAATAATGAAGTAGATCAAGAGGTTTACCAGGAAGCTCTTGATGCGTTTATTAAAACTTTTCATCATGAACAAACAATCACTATTAATAAGGAAACTTTAAAAGATTATCGTAATGAATATGAGAACTACCATGAAAGGCATCCAGATTTACTGCGCCAATGGACAAAATCTGAAGAAGAGGTTTTGACATTGCCAATCCTTATTGAGCAACCGGAAATTATTAAGGAATCTCCAGTTGTTTATGGACAGTTAACCCCCCGGCAGGCTCAGAAGGAAGCTCTTGAAATGCTGAGCACTACGCTGGAAGAAGGCTACAGTAAAGCAATGGTGGTTATGGCAACTGGACTGGGAAAAACATATCTTGCTGGATTTTTTGCTCAGGATTTTAAGCGAATTCTTTTTGTTGCTCATCGGGAAGAAATTCTTGGACAGGCAAGAAACTCCTTTCGGAATATAATGCCCGAACGTTCCATGGGTCTTTATTATGGAAAGGAAAAAGAGGGTGAAGCAGATTGTGTTTTTGCTTCCATTTATACGCTTGGTATTCATCGTCATCTTGCCAGTTTTGATCCCAATGATTTTGATTTGATTATTGTGGATGAATTCCATCACGCAGCAGCAGGATCCTATCAAAAAGTCATTAATTATTTCCGGCCAAAGTTTTTGCTTGGTATTACCGCAACACCTGACCGGATGGATGGCAAGGATGTGTACGCCATTTGTGAAGGAAACGTCGCGTATCAGCTTCATTTTATAGAAGCTATTCAAAAGCAGTGGTTGGCACCTTTTCACTATTATGGAGTCTATGATGATACAGACTACTCCCAAATCACATGGCTCGGTACACGCTATGATGAGGAAGAGCTTACATTGATACAATTGCGTGATGAGATGGCAGATAAAGTACTTGAGGCTTGGAGAGCTCATAAGCAAACAAGAACTATTGCCTTTTGTTCCTCTATCCGGCAGGCCAACTTTCTATCGAATTATTTTAATCGTAAGGGATATCGCACAGTTAGCCTTAACTCTAAGACGGTTGGAATTACACGCGGGGAAGCCATTCAGCGGTTAGACATGGGAACCATCGATATTATTTTTACGGTAGACTTATTCAACGAGGGTGTCGACATTCCTTCTGTTGATACACTGCTTTTTGTCCGTCCGACGGAATCACTGACCGTGTTCACTCAACAGGTAGGTCGGGGATTGAGGCTGTTTGCCGGCAAAGATCACTGCGTCATTATTGATTTGATTGGTAACTATCGTAATGCAGATATTAAGCTTCAATTGTTTAATACGGAACCTGCAGAAGTAAAGAACGGAAAGAAAGCCGCTATACCTTCTGTACCTTCTGGCTGTGAATTGAATATTGAATTGGCAGCAGTTAATTTGCTCGATGAACTAAATCGAAAACGTCAGCCTAGGAAGGATAAAATTTTCGGGGATTACATTGAACTAAAGAAAGAACTTGGAAGACGGCCAACTTATTTGGAGCTTCATTTACAAGGTAGATCAAACAGCAGAGAATACAAGCAGGAATTTAAATCTTATGCAGGTTTTCTATATTGGGCGGATGATCTGACAAATGAAGAAAAGAAAGCGTTTGTGGATAACGAAGACTGGCTGGTTGAAGTTGAAAGTACCGGTATGGCGAAAAGCTATAAGATGGTGGTTTTGGACTACATGCTCAGCAGGGGAGCGAACAATTGGCTAAACCCGGTTACACCTAAAGACGTTGCTCCATACTTCCATTATTATTTGACGGAAAAGGAGTATCGAAAACGTATCGACTTCTCGGATAAAGCATCTATACAGCTTTGGGAATTTGATGAACAAAAGGTAGGCAAGCTAATTGCAAATATGCCGATGACCAAGTGGAGTGGGAGTTCTAAGGGGTTGACGGAATTTAAAGAAGGTATCTTTGCAATAAGGATCGATCTTCCAGTGAGCCATAATGAAATAGTTTATGAATGGACACGGCAGATATGTGAATATCGGCTGCACGAGCATTTTGAAAGAAAAGAAGAAAACTTAAAGCTGCTTGTTTAG
- a CDS encoding DinB family protein gives MKNQAKEMYDYHAWANAKIFERLKELPEELYKKEIKPSIFPSLQMVMVHIYLTDSLWLEMMKGRDMKEVWGANDQVRVQAEACTLEEMETMYSELSEKYRAFIQQNDMEKVFTVDNPYAGLLDTTPTETIFHISTHGNYHRGNVAAMLRQEGHPSVMQDYGLYLYVNRSGFKSPV, from the coding sequence ATGAAAAACCAAGCAAAGGAAATGTATGACTATCATGCCTGGGCAAACGCAAAGATCTTTGAACGGCTAAAAGAACTTCCAGAGGAATTATACAAAAAAGAAATAAAGCCAAGCATTTTTCCATCTCTTCAAATGGTAATGGTCCATATTTATCTCACGGATTCTCTTTGGCTGGAGATGATGAAAGGCAGAGATATGAAGGAAGTATGGGGTGCTAATGACCAGGTGAGGGTGCAGGCAGAGGCCTGTACACTGGAGGAAATGGAAACGATGTACAGTGAGCTCAGCGAGAAATACAGAGCTTTTATCCAGCAAAACGACATGGAAAAAGTTTTCACGGTTGATAACCCATACGCTGGTCTGCTTGACACCACGCCAACCGAAACCATCTTCCATATCTCCACTCACGGCAACTATCACCGCGGGAATGTAGCCGCAATGCTGCGGCAGGAGGGGCATCCGTCTGTCATGCAGGATTACGGATTATACTTATATGTGAACAGAAGCGGGTTTAAGAGTCCTGTTTAA
- a CDS encoding GNAT family N-acetyltransferase: MAEQTSSLQIQPWADGDLNLLYKLNTPEMTKHLGGPESEELFLGRHKRYLDLGDRGCMYTVILDNGEAAGSVGYWESVWVDETVYEIGWSVVLSHQGKGIASQAVAAAITQAKAEKKHKFLHAFPSIGNRASNAICRKLGFIFLNECQFEYPPGSMMQCNNWRLNLE; encoded by the coding sequence ATGGCAGAACAAACAAGTTCACTTCAAATCCAGCCATGGGCTGACGGAGATCTCAACTTGCTGTATAAGTTGAATACGCCAGAGATGACGAAGCATCTTGGCGGACCGGAAAGTGAGGAGTTGTTCCTTGGCCGCCATAAGCGTTATCTCGATCTAGGTGACAGGGGCTGTATGTACACGGTCATCCTGGATAATGGTGAAGCAGCAGGCTCGGTCGGTTATTGGGAAAGTGTCTGGGTGGATGAAACCGTCTATGAAATCGGCTGGAGTGTAGTACTGTCTCATCAGGGGAAGGGGATAGCGAGCCAAGCGGTTGCAGCGGCGATTACACAAGCGAAAGCTGAGAAAAAGCACAAGTTCCTTCACGCCTTTCCTTCGATCGGCAATAGGGCTTCCAATGCCATCTGCCGCAAGCTCGGCTTTATCTTCCTCAATGAATGTCAGTTTGAATATCCTCCCGGCAGCATGATGCAGTGCAACAACTGGCGTCTTAATCTTGAATAG
- a CDS encoding serine hydrolase domain-containing protein has product MNKQIIEYIQSMAAEIHFSGSVFVKQGDQILADCSFGLANRSEKMNNVSDTKFGMASGSKLFTAIAICQLAEEGRLSYYSLLGDCLNQSFPHFSQEITIHQLLTHTSGIPDYFDEEVMEDYEELWINKPMYHVRGPKDFLPLFQNEKMKYDPGSKFHYNNAGYILLGLIVEQVSGMAFTDYVEKNIFERVVMDAGYFETDSLPSKAALGYIDQSDGSWKTNIFSLPAKGGPDGGAYITACGIIQLWEALTAGRLLDKQNVQQLLAPHIRVDDSTAYGYGIWMKTEKHSVTKHLLMGYDPGVNFRAAFYPHPSLCISVCSNQSGGAFDMIKGIESELMKELTS; this is encoded by the coding sequence ATGAACAAGCAGATTATTGAATACATACAATCGATGGCCGCTGAAATTCATTTTTCAGGCTCGGTATTTGTAAAGCAGGGGGACCAAATCCTGGCAGATTGTAGTTTTGGACTGGCGAACCGTTCGGAGAAGATGAACAATGTAAGTGATACAAAGTTTGGAATGGCGTCGGGCAGTAAGCTGTTTACGGCTATTGCGATTTGTCAGCTGGCTGAAGAGGGGCGACTGTCCTATTATTCCTTATTGGGAGATTGTTTAAACCAGTCTTTCCCTCACTTTTCTCAGGAAATCACCATCCATCAATTGCTGACTCATACTTCAGGTATTCCTGACTACTTTGATGAAGAAGTTATGGAAGATTACGAGGAACTATGGATCAACAAGCCGATGTATCACGTTCGTGGCCCGAAAGACTTTTTACCGTTGTTTCAAAATGAAAAAATGAAGTACGATCCAGGAAGCAAGTTTCACTACAACAACGCGGGCTATATCTTGCTTGGCTTGATTGTTGAACAGGTTAGCGGAATGGCATTCACCGACTATGTAGAGAAAAATATATTTGAGAGAGTCGTAATGGATGCTGGTTACTTTGAAACGGACAGTCTGCCGTCCAAAGCAGCTTTAGGCTATATCGATCAAAGCGATGGAAGCTGGAAGACGAATATCTTCTCCTTGCCGGCAAAAGGAGGTCCAGATGGCGGGGCCTATATCACGGCATGCGGGATAATTCAGTTATGGGAGGCATTAACGGCAGGGAGGTTATTGGATAAACAGAACGTTCAACAGCTGCTTGCACCCCATATCCGTGTAGATGACTCAACTGCATATGGCTATGGAATCTGGATGAAGACTGAAAAACATTCAGTGACTAAACACCTTTTGATGGGCTACGACCCAGGAGTGAATTTCCGAGCCGCCTTCTATCCGCATCCCTCACTCTGTATTTCTGTTTGCAGTAATCAGTCGGGAGGAGCGTTTGACATGATCAAAGGTATTGAGAGTGAACTAATGAAAGAGCTGACTTCTTAA
- a CDS encoding WXG100 family type VII secretion target translates to MSRVNVKPDELKALASDVGKLAAQSNKIKANLQLNYYSMQSNGQGINLSAISPLYNSLIQQMEHYGTLLHSAQDVVKKTETKFREADQQLFSADGFTSFLSGTLFATVKQGASSLSKGIKYGKVTAALSISQYLKWKYNFNAVFDPAGRKGKGAYTLSARNRKDLVKIGKMLKLNKDDDAFVKFIRNGFKFEDLKTSRSQIKKAKASIYKLPDFVAHQEFKMDQSKIGNFGAMKTQAWKSFKSSYADSAKNLNPMKWKEAFKEVGKAGKTLKGLAVVGSVLSVGGNIIESQKDGFQAMDTVDVVTDSAVDMGSISAAAATGAAFGSFIAPPAGTVAGAVIGMGASYLMNEKIFGGESVVSGTKKAIKGVTHKLASVFW, encoded by the coding sequence ATGAGTCGTGTAAATGTGAAACCGGATGAACTTAAGGCTCTCGCTTCCGATGTGGGCAAATTGGCAGCACAGAGCAATAAAATCAAAGCGAACTTACAATTAAATTATTATTCCATGCAAAGTAATGGCCAAGGGATAAATCTTTCAGCCATCAGTCCGCTGTATAACAGTCTCATTCAACAGATGGAGCATTATGGTACACTTTTACATAGTGCCCAAGATGTTGTAAAGAAAACGGAAACTAAATTTCGTGAGGCGGATCAGCAGTTGTTTAGTGCCGACGGCTTTACTAGTTTTTTGAGCGGTACTTTATTTGCGACAGTGAAACAGGGGGCTAGTTCTCTAAGCAAGGGTATTAAATATGGAAAAGTTACCGCGGCTCTATCAATAAGCCAGTATCTTAAATGGAAATATAATTTTAATGCTGTATTTGACCCAGCTGGGCGAAAAGGAAAAGGAGCTTACACCCTTTCTGCACGAAATAGAAAAGATTTAGTGAAAATAGGCAAAATGTTAAAGCTAAATAAAGACGATGATGCTTTTGTGAAGTTTATTCGAAATGGTTTTAAATTTGAGGATTTAAAAACGTCAAGATCACAAATTAAAAAAGCGAAAGCATCTATTTATAAATTACCGGATTTTGTGGCACATCAAGAATTTAAAATGGATCAATCTAAAATAGGGAATTTTGGGGCGATGAAGACACAAGCTTGGAAAAGCTTTAAATCGTCTTATGCTGATAGTGCAAAAAATCTAAACCCTATGAAGTGGAAAGAAGCATTTAAAGAGGTTGGAAAAGCAGGGAAGACACTCAAAGGTTTAGCGGTCGTAGGATCAGTATTATCCGTTGGGGGTAATATTATTGAATCTCAAAAAGACGGATTTCAGGCTATGGATACCGTAGACGTAGTAACTGATTCAGCCGTGGATATGGGTTCAATTTCGGCTGCAGCTGCAACTGGGGCTGCGTTTGGCTCCTTCATTGCACCACCTGCTGGGACTGTTGCTGGAGCGGTAATCGGGATGGGAGCATCCTATTTAATGAATGAGAAGATATTTGGGGGAGAAAGTGTTGTTAGTGGTACAAAAAAAGCCATAAAAGGAGTAACACATAAACTTGCTTCTGTATTCTGGTAA
- a CDS encoding DUF5085 family protein: MIAEDQSIAYSNVVSKEYFFHYSEMDDVIKDLLSEIAKAHLTIKGPMFYALKNIPKDENMYIELFMPVHEDKIPSSESLTFRSYYYVDEMLMKRFTGNYETLTEIVYAELFQYMVDNNLNLSSPIYHIFGGDESLQYVDVKISVFSEE; this comes from the coding sequence ATGATAGCTGAAGATCAAAGCATCGCCTACTCCAATGTGGTATCAAAGGAATATTTCTTCCATTACAGTGAGATGGATGACGTAATTAAGGATCTATTATCAGAAATTGCAAAAGCCCATTTAACGATAAAGGGACCCATGTTTTACGCGTTAAAAAATATACCGAAAGATGAAAACATGTATATTGAATTGTTCATGCCCGTTCATGAAGATAAAATTCCTTCCTCTGAATCTCTCACCTTTAGAAGCTATTATTATGTAGATGAGATGCTCATGAAGCGATTTACAGGAAATTATGAAACCCTAACCGAAATTGTTTATGCTGAACTGTTTCAATACATGGTAGATAATAACTTAAATTTATCATCACCGATCTATCATATTTTTGGCGGTGACGAATCACTTCAGTATGTAGACGTAAAGATTTCGGTGTTTAGTGAGGAATAA
- a CDS encoding VOC family protein, whose amino-acid sequence MKPQITVITLGVDDLERSVKFYRDGLGFQTEGIIGTEFEHGAVAFFDLESGVKLAIWDRKDLAHVAKVAQGKPNPAEFSLGHNVGSKAEVDQVMKEAKRAGAVITDPAHDAFWGGYSGHFQDPDGHLWEVAWNPEWEIEE is encoded by the coding sequence ATGAAACCACAAATTACGGTTATTACGTTAGGTGTCGATGATTTGGAACGGTCGGTAAAATTCTATCGGGACGGGTTGGGATTTCAGACAGAAGGAATTATCGGAACAGAGTTTGAGCATGGCGCGGTGGCTTTCTTTGACTTGGAATCAGGGGTAAAGCTCGCCATATGGGATCGTAAAGATCTTGCCCATGTGGCTAAGGTTGCTCAAGGCAAACCAAATCCTGCTGAGTTTTCGCTCGGCCACAATGTTGGAAGCAAGGCAGAAGTGGATCAGGTGATGAAAGAGGCAAAAAGAGCAGGTGCTGTGATCACCGACCCGGCGCATGACGCGTTCTGGGGCGGATATTCCGGGCATTTCCAAGACCCTGATGGCCATTTGTGGGAAGTCGCCTGGAATCCGGAGTGGGAGATTGAAGAGTAA
- a CDS encoding transporter substrate-binding domain-containing protein → MKKLSIFGLVMILSLLLAACGGDKEDAKNKVYKVGVDTTYPPFEYEENGKQKGIDIDLITEIAKKEGFKIKLEPMNFKGIIPALQADELDIAIAGMSITDERKKVVDFSDPYFKAGLTLVVAKNNNNITSQDDVKGKTIAVKKGTTGAQFAEELAKKKNAKVVQFNDSPSMFQEVSNGNADVLIEDYPVVAYAIAQKDLGLKIVGDRLNGDNYGIAVLKGENEDVLKKINKGLADLKKSGKYDEIVKKYLKE, encoded by the coding sequence ATGAAAAAACTAAGTATTTTCGGTCTGGTAATGATTCTATCATTGTTATTGGCTGCATGTGGCGGAGACAAAGAAGACGCCAAAAACAAAGTGTATAAAGTCGGGGTTGATACAACCTACCCTCCGTTTGAGTATGAAGAAAACGGTAAACAAAAAGGGATCGATATTGATTTGATCACAGAGATTGCTAAGAAAGAAGGCTTTAAAATTAAACTGGAGCCGATGAATTTCAAAGGGATCATTCCTGCCCTGCAGGCGGATGAGCTTGACATTGCCATTGCGGGCATGAGTATTACAGACGAAAGAAAGAAAGTAGTAGATTTCTCTGATCCATACTTCAAGGCAGGACTTACTCTGGTCGTCGCTAAGAACAACAATAACATCACATCCCAAGATGATGTGAAAGGAAAAACAATCGCGGTTAAAAAAGGGACAACCGGTGCCCAGTTTGCTGAAGAACTGGCTAAAAAGAAAAATGCGAAAGTGGTTCAATTCAATGATAGCCCTTCTATGTTCCAGGAAGTTTCCAATGGCAATGCCGACGTATTGATTGAGGATTATCCTGTCGTTGCCTACGCGATTGCACAGAAGGATCTTGGTCTTAAGATTGTCGGCGACCGCCTCAATGGTGACAACTATGGTATTGCCGTATTAAAAGGCGAGAATGAAGATGTATTGAAGAAAATCAACAAAGGCCTTGCGGATTTAAAGAAAAGCGGGAAATACGACGAGATCGTCAAAAAATACTTAAAAGAATAA